A single Paenibacillus kribbensis DNA region contains:
- a CDS encoding argininosuccinate synthase translates to MAKEKIVLAYSGGLDTSVILKWLKETYDAEIIAFTADIGQKEELDGLEEKALATGASKVYIDDLRDEFAKDFIYPMFQAGALYEGQYLLGTSIARPLIAKRMVDIAIAEGATAIAHGATGKGNDQVRFELNAAALTPDIKVIAPWRLEEFRNQFPGRAEMIAYAEKHNIPVTASAAKPYSMDRNLLHISYESGVLEDPWFDPSAPENKEMFLLSNAPEDAPDEAEYLELEFEAGNCVALNGERLTPLQVMEKLNELGGKHGIGRVDMVENRFVGMKSRGVYETPGGTILFTAHRKMESITMDREVMNLRDSLITRYATLVYNGFWFAPERVALQALVHESQKNVSGTVRVKLYKGNIIGAGVKSPVSLYNPDIATMEADPTQAYDQGDATGFIRLNALRLKVNAGVTQNHK, encoded by the coding sequence ATGGCAAAAGAAAAAATCGTACTCGCATACTCCGGCGGTCTGGATACGTCGGTCATTCTGAAATGGCTCAAGGAAACGTATGATGCCGAGATCATCGCATTTACCGCTGACATCGGTCAGAAGGAAGAACTGGACGGTTTGGAGGAAAAAGCGCTCGCTACGGGGGCTTCCAAAGTGTACATTGATGATCTGCGTGATGAATTCGCCAAGGATTTTATTTATCCGATGTTTCAGGCGGGTGCTTTGTATGAAGGACAATATTTGCTCGGAACGAGTATTGCACGTCCATTGATCGCCAAGCGGATGGTCGATATTGCGATTGCCGAGGGAGCAACAGCGATCGCTCACGGCGCAACAGGCAAAGGCAACGATCAGGTGCGCTTCGAGCTGAACGCGGCGGCGTTGACGCCGGATATCAAGGTCATTGCACCTTGGCGGCTGGAAGAGTTCCGCAATCAGTTCCCGGGCCGGGCAGAAATGATTGCCTATGCTGAAAAACACAATATTCCGGTAACCGCTTCTGCAGCCAAGCCGTACTCCATGGACCGCAACCTGCTGCATATCAGCTATGAAAGCGGTGTGCTGGAGGACCCTTGGTTTGATCCGAGCGCTCCTGAAAATAAAGAGATGTTCTTGCTCAGCAACGCGCCAGAGGACGCTCCTGATGAAGCGGAATATTTGGAGCTGGAATTTGAAGCAGGCAACTGCGTCGCTTTGAACGGAGAACGGTTGACACCGCTGCAGGTAATGGAAAAGCTGAATGAGTTGGGCGGCAAGCACGGCATCGGACGCGTGGATATGGTGGAGAACCGTTTTGTGGGCATGAAGAGCCGCGGAGTCTACGAGACGCCGGGCGGTACGATCCTGTTCACAGCTCACCGCAAAATGGAATCCATCACGATGGATCGCGAAGTTATGAATTTGCGTGACAGTCTGATTACCCGTTATGCTACCTTGGTATACAACGGGTTCTGGTTCGCACCGGAACGTGTGGCTTTGCAGGCTCTGGTTCATGAGAGCCAGAAAAATGTCAGTGGTACGGTGCGCGTTAAGCTGTACAAAGGCAATATTATCGGCGCAGGCGTCAAAAGCCCGGTTAGCTTGTACAACCCGGATATTGCGACGATGGAAGCCGATCCGACACAAGCCTATGATCAAGGTGATGCAACAGGCTTCATCCGGTTGAATGCTTTGCGCTTGAAGGTCAATGCGGGCGTAACACAAAATCATAAATAA
- the argH gene encoding argininosuccinate lyase, translated as MSKLWGGRFTKQTNKLVEEYTASIGFDQALAEEDIQGSLAHVAMLGKCGIIPQADADTIKEGLHTVLERIRRGEIEFSVSDEDIHMNIEKNLIEAIGPVGGKLHTGRSRNDQVATDMHLYLRGRVVSLVGMLHDVQAALIGQAKDNLDTIVPGYTHLQRAQPILFAHHLLAYVSMLERDIDRLKDSYKRINVLPLGAGALAGTTFPIDRHFVAEQLGFDGVYENSLDAVSDRDFIVEFLAGASLIMTHLSRLSEELVLWSSTEFGFVELDDAFCTGSSIMPQKKNPDVPELVRGKTGRVYGNLMGLLTVLKSLPLAYNKDMQEDKEGMFDTVATLEGALQLFAPMIATMKVNKDRMRQAVNQDFSNATDIADFLVGKGLPFRQAHEVIGKTVLYCIQHGKYLLDLTLEEFQQFSDLFDDRIYEVLQPEAVVNARNVYGGTATGQVQAAIGRSEQLLAGTSTWFEKHQRSN; from the coding sequence ATGAGTAAGTTATGGGGCGGGCGTTTTACGAAGCAAACGAATAAGCTGGTAGAGGAATACACGGCTTCTATCGGATTTGATCAGGCGTTGGCAGAAGAGGATATTCAGGGCAGCTTGGCCCATGTAGCCATGTTGGGCAAATGTGGCATTATCCCGCAAGCGGACGCCGACACAATCAAGGAAGGATTGCACACAGTACTGGAGCGCATTCGCCGTGGCGAGATTGAGTTTTCCGTTTCGGACGAGGATATTCACATGAATATCGAAAAAAATCTGATCGAAGCTATTGGTCCGGTTGGCGGTAAGCTGCACACAGGCCGTAGCCGCAACGATCAGGTAGCCACGGATATGCACTTGTATTTGCGTGGCCGTGTCGTATCGCTGGTGGGGATGCTGCATGACGTGCAAGCCGCGTTAATCGGACAGGCGAAAGACAATCTGGACACGATTGTACCCGGATACACACACTTGCAGCGTGCGCAGCCGATTTTATTTGCACATCATTTGCTCGCATATGTATCTATGCTGGAGCGTGATATTGACCGTCTTAAGGACAGCTACAAGCGTATCAATGTATTGCCGTTAGGTGCTGGCGCTTTGGCAGGAACCACCTTCCCGATCGACCGTCATTTTGTAGCTGAGCAGCTCGGGTTTGATGGCGTATATGAAAATAGTCTGGACGCCGTTAGCGATCGGGATTTTATAGTAGAGTTCCTGGCTGGAGCCTCGCTGATTATGACGCATTTGTCTCGTCTGAGCGAGGAACTGGTGCTATGGAGCAGCACGGAGTTTGGCTTCGTGGAGCTGGATGATGCCTTTTGCACAGGCAGCAGCATTATGCCGCAGAAGAAGAACCCGGACGTACCGGAACTGGTACGCGGCAAAACCGGACGTGTCTACGGCAATCTCATGGGCTTGCTAACCGTTCTCAAATCCTTGCCACTGGCATACAACAAAGATATGCAGGAGGACAAGGAAGGCATGTTTGATACCGTTGCTACGCTGGAAGGAGCGCTGCAACTGTTCGCACCGATGATCGCTACGATGAAGGTGAACAAGGATCGCATGCGTCAAGCGGTCAATCAGGATTTCTCGAACGCAACGGATATTGCGGATTTCCTGGTCGGCAAGGGACTCCCTTTCCGTCAGGCGCATGAGGTCATTGGCAAAACCGTGCTCTATTGTATCCAGCACGGCAAATATTTGCTTGATCTGACACTGGAGGAATTCCAGCAGTTCTCCGATTTGTTCGACGACCGCATTTATGAGGTGCTTCAACCGGAGGCAGTAGTGAACGCACGGAATGTATATGGCGGAACAGCTACAGGACAGGTACAGGCAGCCATTGGACGCAGTGAGCAGCTCTTGGCGGGCACATCAACCTGGTTTGAAAAGCACCAACGGAGCAACTAA
- a CDS encoding glycosyltransferase family 2 protein, translated as MGDKLRWQIGGVSIRQTKRKIKEERQLIAQLQQQLEAQRSEQAPVLYKLDFHIEELERRLQDTELRIQAIKNADDSAAVEPLQAEDMQAGQAQEAQVQYASGQQEQAAGTAMGAASSVAGAADGEIITGEQSGRNGKARLGDQLVENGLITRDQLADAIRSQKRYGGRLGDILVEMGFITAGQLQQQVSGDESKERLGDMLVRSGYILPEQLERALEFQAKSGGLLGDILLSLQMLEPADLYRAIATQNRIGRIGEELALDAAYKLPEQVAMAYGVVVIHQYMNRYIVAVSDPLPEERRLKLEEILGMPVEQVLATKEEMEQLWGKIYGEEMMQESTTGLLEKEPHNSARTTFTKGQLMVFAAMGVITLLGLFWNSWKTVLIINMMIQLFYFAMTLFKFGIIYLGSRRAAQLRFTKEEVDAMDEKMLPIYTVLVPMYKEAGVLPMLLRNLEQLDYPKSKLDVRLLIEEDDMETIELLREMKLPAYYTTLIVPDGLPKTKPKACNYGLIRARGEFVVIYDAEDRPDADQLKKVIAAFNSLPENYACIQAKLNYFNSTQNLLTRWFTQEYSMWFELLLPGIMQLDTPIPLGGTSNHFRVSVLKDINAWDPYNVTEDADLGIRLYKGGYKTAIVDSRTWEEANSRVGNWIRQRSRWIKGYMQTWLVHMRNPVKLVREVGWKGFFGFQVMILATPMLPLLNPIFWGLLILWFGWQMSFIPKLFPGYVYYLASAEFYIGNFLFVFSNVAGMYWVIGELEERGERTFSYAMVKYGLLSPIYWVLMSIAAVKAAWQLITKPFYWEKTTHGLTDMHDLDDAPAQSS; from the coding sequence ATGGGTGACAAGCTTAGGTGGCAGATTGGCGGAGTGTCGATTCGCCAAACCAAGAGAAAAATAAAAGAGGAACGCCAACTGATCGCTCAACTGCAGCAGCAGCTGGAAGCCCAGCGGTCGGAGCAAGCTCCGGTGCTGTACAAGCTTGATTTTCATATCGAAGAGCTGGAACGGCGACTCCAGGATACAGAGCTTCGCATCCAGGCTATCAAGAACGCTGATGATTCAGCAGCAGTGGAGCCATTGCAGGCTGAAGACATGCAGGCTGGACAGGCACAGGAGGCGCAAGTCCAGTACGCTTCCGGGCAGCAGGAACAGGCAGCAGGCACCGCTATGGGAGCGGCCTCCAGTGTGGCAGGCGCGGCAGATGGAGAGATTATCACTGGAGAACAAAGCGGACGAAACGGTAAAGCCCGTCTGGGGGATCAACTGGTGGAGAACGGGCTGATTACCCGGGATCAGCTGGCGGACGCCATCCGAAGCCAGAAGCGTTATGGTGGCAGGCTGGGTGACATTCTCGTGGAGATGGGCTTCATTACAGCCGGGCAGCTGCAGCAGCAGGTTAGCGGGGACGAGTCCAAGGAACGCTTAGGCGATATGTTGGTTCGTTCCGGCTATATTTTACCCGAGCAGCTAGAGCGCGCACTGGAGTTCCAGGCGAAGAGCGGCGGGCTGCTCGGCGATATTTTACTGTCATTGCAAATGCTGGAACCCGCCGATTTGTACCGTGCGATTGCTACACAGAACCGGATCGGCCGTATTGGTGAGGAGCTGGCGCTGGATGCTGCCTATAAGCTGCCCGAGCAGGTGGCTATGGCTTATGGTGTGGTCGTCATTCATCAATATATGAACCGCTATATTGTGGCGGTCAGTGACCCGCTCCCGGAAGAGCGACGCTTGAAGCTGGAGGAAATCCTCGGTATGCCGGTAGAGCAAGTGCTGGCGACCAAGGAAGAAATGGAGCAGCTCTGGGGTAAAATTTACGGTGAAGAAATGATGCAGGAGAGCACGACCGGACTGCTGGAAAAAGAGCCGCACAATTCGGCGCGCACGACCTTTACGAAGGGGCAGCTGATGGTGTTCGCGGCGATGGGCGTAATCACACTGCTCGGTCTCTTCTGGAACAGCTGGAAAACGGTGCTGATCATCAATATGATGATTCAGCTGTTTTATTTTGCTATGACCCTTTTCAAATTCGGTATTATCTATCTCGGCTCCCGGCGTGCAGCGCAGCTTCGCTTCACGAAGGAAGAAGTTGACGCCATGGATGAAAAAATGCTGCCGATCTATACGGTTCTTGTACCGATGTACAAGGAGGCTGGCGTGCTTCCGATGCTTTTGCGGAATTTGGAGCAGTTGGATTATCCCAAGTCCAAGCTGGATGTGCGGTTGCTAATTGAAGAGGATGACATGGAGACGATTGAGCTGCTTCGCGAAATGAAGCTGCCTGCTTATTATACGACACTGATCGTTCCTGACGGCTTGCCGAAAACCAAGCCGAAGGCATGTAACTACGGGCTTATTCGGGCACGCGGCGAATTTGTCGTCATTTATGATGCCGAGGATCGTCCCGACGCTGACCAGCTCAAAAAGGTCATTGCGGCGTTCAATTCACTCCCTGAGAATTATGCGTGTATTCAAGCGAAGCTCAATTATTTTAACAGCACGCAAAATTTGCTCACTCGCTGGTTTACTCAAGAATACAGCATGTGGTTCGAATTGCTGCTGCCGGGCATTATGCAGCTGGATACTCCAATCCCGCTGGGCGGCACGTCCAATCATTTTCGGGTATCTGTATTAAAAGATATCAACGCATGGGACCCCTACAATGTAACCGAGGATGCCGATTTGGGCATACGTCTGTATAAAGGCGGCTATAAAACCGCCATTGTCGACTCCCGTACATGGGAGGAGGCTAACAGTCGCGTCGGCAACTGGATTCGTCAGCGGTCACGCTGGATCAAGGGTTATATGCAGACATGGCTGGTTCATATGCGCAATCCGGTTAAATTGGTGCGTGAAGTGGGCTGGAAAGGTTTTTTTGGTTTTCAGGTCATGATTCTGGCAACTCCAATGCTGCCTTTGCTGAATCCGATTTTTTGGGGCTTGCTTATTTTATGGTTTGGCTGGCAAATGTCCTTTATTCCCAAGCTGTTCCCGGGCTATGTGTATTACCTGGCCAGCGCGGAATTTTATATCGGCAACTTTCTGTTCGTATTCAGTAATGTGGCCGGCATGTATTGGGTCATCGGGGAGCTGGAAGAGCGTGGTGAACGAACATTTTCATACGCGATGGTCAAATACGGGCTGCTTTCGCCAATATATTGGGTACTTATGAGTATAGCTGCGGTAAAAGCAGCCTGGCAGCTCATTACCAAGCCGTTCTATTGGGAGAAGACGACACATGGTCTGACCGATATGCACGACTTGGATGATGCCCCGGCACAGTCCTCCTGA
- a CDS encoding glycosyltransferase family 2 protein — protein sequence METKTPFLSVVIPMYNESSHLERSLTVIDGVLSVVTSRYELIIVDDGSKDDTWLKLSELSRRMPSLLALRLSRNFGKELALCAGLENASGDAIIVMDGDLQHPPEMIGEMVRLWQDEGYDLVECVKEFRGEESVGKKLGASLFYATLNRLTGFNLKDASDYKLLDRRVVDAWMAMPERMPFFRGMTAWLGFRKTQISFRVAPREEGPSRWSPFGLFRLAAEAIVSFSTVPLRVVSLMGIIFMLISVVLGIQTLMRKLMGDAVTGFTTVILLLLIIGSVLMLSIGVVGEYIAAIYHEVKARPRYLIADKRANADRLWVDRELNQHDQTFISKVSNH from the coding sequence ATGGAGACAAAAACACCTTTTTTATCCGTCGTCATTCCGATGTACAATGAAAGCTCGCATTTGGAGCGTTCACTCACGGTAATTGATGGAGTATTGTCTGTTGTCACCTCACGCTATGAGCTGATTATCGTAGATGATGGTTCCAAAGACGACACGTGGCTCAAACTGTCCGAATTGTCCCGTCGCATGCCTTCTTTGCTCGCGCTGCGGTTGAGCCGGAACTTTGGCAAGGAGCTGGCACTGTGCGCAGGTTTGGAAAACGCCTCCGGCGATGCGATCATTGTCATGGACGGTGATTTGCAGCATCCTCCTGAGATGATCGGGGAAATGGTGCGTTTATGGCAGGATGAGGGTTATGATCTGGTCGAATGTGTAAAAGAATTTAGGGGAGAAGAGTCGGTGGGCAAAAAGCTCGGTGCTTCATTGTTCTACGCGACCTTGAACCGTCTGACGGGCTTTAACCTGAAGGATGCTTCTGATTATAAGCTTTTGGATCGTCGGGTCGTGGATGCCTGGATGGCGATGCCGGAGCGGATGCCGTTTTTTCGCGGAATGACGGCCTGGCTTGGCTTCCGCAAAACCCAGATTTCGTTCCGGGTGGCTCCGCGGGAGGAAGGTCCAAGCCGCTGGAGCCCGTTCGGGCTGTTTCGGCTGGCAGCAGAAGCGATCGTATCGTTTTCAACCGTACCGCTGCGGGTAGTAAGTCTGATGGGAATCATTTTTATGCTGATTTCAGTCGTCTTGGGGATTCAAACCTTGATGCGCAAGTTAATGGGTGACGCTGTTACCGGTTTTACCACTGTCATATTGCTGCTCTTGATCATTGGCAGTGTCCTCATGCTGTCCATTGGAGTAGTAGGAGAATATATTGCCGCCATATATCACGAAGTTAAAGCCCGCCCCCGTTATCTAATCGCAGACAAACGGGCGAATGCTGACCGATTGTGGGTGGATAGGGAGCTTAATCAACATGATCAGACGTTCATATCTAAAGTATCCAATCATTAA
- a CDS encoding GtrA family protein — protein sequence MIRRSYLKYPIIKYGIVGLLGTGIHVGVLVLLVELFKVPAVTATTIGFVVTLCVSYVLNRNWTFEPTGEGSRTQFFKYLLVCSCGLLLNAALMYVTIHWIGWPYLIGEVLTTIIVPIHNYLWNRYWIFSVPQKRQKEAS from the coding sequence ATGATCAGACGTTCATATCTAAAGTATCCAATCATTAAATACGGTATTGTGGGGTTGCTGGGTACAGGTATCCATGTCGGTGTGCTTGTGCTGCTGGTGGAGCTGTTCAAGGTCCCTGCGGTAACCGCTACTACGATAGGATTTGTGGTGACGTTGTGCGTTTCGTACGTGCTGAATCGGAACTGGACATTCGAACCTACCGGCGAGGGGAGCCGCACGCAATTTTTTAAATATTTGTTGGTCTGCTCCTGTGGCCTGCTCTTGAATGCAGCTCTTATGTACGTAACCATTCACTGGATCGGTTGGCCGTATCTGATTGGTGAAGTACTGACTACCATCATCGTGCCCATTCATAATTACCTCTGGAACCGCTATTGGATTTTCTCCGTTCCGCAAAAGCGTCAGAAAGAGGCTTCATAA